A DNA window from Phaenicophaeus curvirostris isolate KB17595 chromosome 11, BPBGC_Pcur_1.0, whole genome shotgun sequence contains the following coding sequences:
- the ASB14 gene encoding ankyrin repeat and SOCS box protein 14 isoform X1, with amino-acid sequence MYNSVYVFDDDPDDEIPTQQAIQESLQDRHKIETSHSAAEDESFQDFASEERGKIIAAIRAGQEEALMKLVKHSSAFEEADQQGWLPVHEAAAQLKKNILEITLKACRASTWEQTTLKGETPLLVAVRNCHIDNVRFLLLNGCNPNAKNEVGDSALVIAIKQDSYEIASLLINSGAKVNLQCVHKRTALHEAARLGRKDLVKLLLRSGADPDPRSGYGLTPLALAAQIGHTEIMELLLQKGADVLSQAMDCASVLFEAAGGGNPDSLSLLLEYGADANVPKHSGHLPIHRAAYRGHFLALKRLVPVTNFDAIKESGISPVHSAAAGAHPQCLEFLLKSGFDANFMLAQRVRKGYDDHRKSALYFAVSNGDICSAQLLLNAGALPNQDPINCLQIALRMGNYELMNLLLRHGANVNYFCRVNTTHFPSALQYALKDEVMLRMLMNYGYDVHSCFDCPRGKSAHSQYVTDGWTSTVIKDTMFCEVITLSWLKHLSGKVVRVMLDYVDHVNICWKLEAVLKEQELWPDINLILTNPRSLKHLCRLKIRECMGRLRLRCPVFMTFLPLPNCLKDYILYKEYDLYGQKNFIGTYGLH; translated from the exons ATGTATAATTCTGTATATGTGTTCGATGATGATCCCGATGATGAAATCCCTACCCAACAAGCTATTCAGGAAAGCTTACAAGATAGGCACAAAATTGAAACAAGTCACAGTGCCGCAGAGGATGAAAG tttcCAGGATTTTGCAAGTGAAGAACGTGGAAAGATAATTGCAGCAATTCGGG CAGGCCAAGAAGAGGCcttgatgaagctggtgaagcacAGTTCTGCTTTTGAAGAAGCAGATCAGCAAGGCTGGCTTCCTGTGCATgaagctgcagcacagctgaaaaaGAACATCCTTGAAATAACTTTGAAAG cCTGCCGTGCCAGTACGTGGGAACAGACCACTCTAAAAGGGGAAACACCTCTCTTGGTGGCAGTAAGAAATTGCCATATAGACAATGTCCGCTTTCTCCTGCTCAATGGCTGTAATCCCAATGCTAAGAATGAAGTGGGAGATTCTGCTTTAGTTATAG CAATTAAACAAGATTCATATGAGATTGCCTCGTTGTTGAttaattctggtgcaaaagTGAATTTGCAGTGTGTCCACAAGAGGACTGCTTTACATGAGGCAGCCAGGCTAGGCAGGAAAGATCTGGTGAAGCTTCTCCTTCGTTCCGGAGCAGATCCTGACCCTCGCAGTGGATACGGGCTCACACCTCTAGCGCTGGCTGCACAGATTGGACATACAGAAATTATGGAGCTCTTGTTGCAAAAAG GTGCGGATGTTCTTTCACAGGCAATGGACTGTGCTTCTGTATTATTtgaagcagcaggaggaggaaatcCAGACTCTCTGAGTCTTTTGCTAGAATATGGGGCTGATGCTAATGTACCAAAGCACTCGGGTCATTTGCCAATCCACAGAGCTGCATATAGAGGACACTTTCT agccTTAAAACGTTTAGTTCCAGTTACTAATTTTGATGCCATTAAGGAAAGTGGGATAAGTCCAGTtcactcagcagcagcaggagcacatCCTCAGTGCCTTGAGTTTCTCCTTAAATCTGGCTTTGATGCCAATTTCATGCTGGCTCAAAGAGTTCGCAAAGGCTACGATGACCACCGCAAATCAGCACTGTACTTTGCCGTTTCCAACGGGGATATCTGTTCAGCACAGTTGTTGTTGAACGCTGGAGCCCTGCCAAACCAAGATCCCATCAACTGCCTCCAAATAGCTTTGAGGATGGGCAACTATGAGTTAATGAACCTACTGCTCCGACACGGGGCTAACGTCAACTACTTCTGCCGAGTGAATACAACGCATTTTCCATCAGCTCTGCAGTACGCTCTGAAAGATGAAGTCATGTTAAGAATGCTGATGAACTATGGGTACGATGTGCACAGCTGCTTCGACTGCCCTCGGGGAAAGAGCGCGCATTCCCAGTATGTGACTGATGGATGGACCTCTACTGTTATCAAAGATACAATG TTTTGTGAAGTGATAACCTTGTCATGGTTGAAGCATCTGTCTGGGAAAGTAGTGCGAGTGATGTTAGATTATGTCGATCACGTTAATATCTGCTGGAAGCTTGAAGCAGTTCTCAAAGAACAGGAACTCTGGCCAGacattaatttgattttaa CAAACCCTCGCTCTCTGAAGCATCTTTGTCGTCTGAAGATACGGGAATGCATGGGCCGGTTGCGTCTCCGTTGTCCTGTCTTCATGACCTTCCTTCCACTACCAAACTGCTTGAAAGACTACATTCTATACAAGGAATATGATCTTTATGGACAGAAAAACTTCATCGGAACCTATGGCCTCCACTGA
- the ASB14 gene encoding ankyrin repeat and SOCS box protein 14 isoform X2, whose amino-acid sequence MKLVKHSSAFEEADQQGWLPVHEAAAQLKKNILEITLKACRASTWEQTTLKGETPLLVAVRNCHIDNVRFLLLNGCNPNAKNEVGDSALVIAIKQDSYEIASLLINSGAKVNLQCVHKRTALHEAARLGRKDLVKLLLRSGADPDPRSGYGLTPLALAAQIGHTEIMELLLQKGADVLSQAMDCASVLFEAAGGGNPDSLSLLLEYGADANVPKHSGHLPIHRAAYRGHFLALKRLVPVTNFDAIKESGISPVHSAAAGAHPQCLEFLLKSGFDANFMLAQRVRKGYDDHRKSALYFAVSNGDICSAQLLLNAGALPNQDPINCLQIALRMGNYELMNLLLRHGANVNYFCRVNTTHFPSALQYALKDEVMLRMLMNYGYDVHSCFDCPRGKSAHSQYVTDGWTSTVIKDTMFCEVITLSWLKHLSGKVVRVMLDYVDHVNICWKLEAVLKEQELWPDINLILTNPRSLKHLCRLKIRECMGRLRLRCPVFMTFLPLPNCLKDYILYKEYDLYGQKNFIGTYGLH is encoded by the exons atgaagctggtgaagcacAGTTCTGCTTTTGAAGAAGCAGATCAGCAAGGCTGGCTTCCTGTGCATgaagctgcagcacagctgaaaaaGAACATCCTTGAAATAACTTTGAAAG cCTGCCGTGCCAGTACGTGGGAACAGACCACTCTAAAAGGGGAAACACCTCTCTTGGTGGCAGTAAGAAATTGCCATATAGACAATGTCCGCTTTCTCCTGCTCAATGGCTGTAATCCCAATGCTAAGAATGAAGTGGGAGATTCTGCTTTAGTTATAG CAATTAAACAAGATTCATATGAGATTGCCTCGTTGTTGAttaattctggtgcaaaagTGAATTTGCAGTGTGTCCACAAGAGGACTGCTTTACATGAGGCAGCCAGGCTAGGCAGGAAAGATCTGGTGAAGCTTCTCCTTCGTTCCGGAGCAGATCCTGACCCTCGCAGTGGATACGGGCTCACACCTCTAGCGCTGGCTGCACAGATTGGACATACAGAAATTATGGAGCTCTTGTTGCAAAAAG GTGCGGATGTTCTTTCACAGGCAATGGACTGTGCTTCTGTATTATTtgaagcagcaggaggaggaaatcCAGACTCTCTGAGTCTTTTGCTAGAATATGGGGCTGATGCTAATGTACCAAAGCACTCGGGTCATTTGCCAATCCACAGAGCTGCATATAGAGGACACTTTCT agccTTAAAACGTTTAGTTCCAGTTACTAATTTTGATGCCATTAAGGAAAGTGGGATAAGTCCAGTtcactcagcagcagcaggagcacatCCTCAGTGCCTTGAGTTTCTCCTTAAATCTGGCTTTGATGCCAATTTCATGCTGGCTCAAAGAGTTCGCAAAGGCTACGATGACCACCGCAAATCAGCACTGTACTTTGCCGTTTCCAACGGGGATATCTGTTCAGCACAGTTGTTGTTGAACGCTGGAGCCCTGCCAAACCAAGATCCCATCAACTGCCTCCAAATAGCTTTGAGGATGGGCAACTATGAGTTAATGAACCTACTGCTCCGACACGGGGCTAACGTCAACTACTTCTGCCGAGTGAATACAACGCATTTTCCATCAGCTCTGCAGTACGCTCTGAAAGATGAAGTCATGTTAAGAATGCTGATGAACTATGGGTACGATGTGCACAGCTGCTTCGACTGCCCTCGGGGAAAGAGCGCGCATTCCCAGTATGTGACTGATGGATGGACCTCTACTGTTATCAAAGATACAATG TTTTGTGAAGTGATAACCTTGTCATGGTTGAAGCATCTGTCTGGGAAAGTAGTGCGAGTGATGTTAGATTATGTCGATCACGTTAATATCTGCTGGAAGCTTGAAGCAGTTCTCAAAGAACAGGAACTCTGGCCAGacattaatttgattttaa CAAACCCTCGCTCTCTGAAGCATCTTTGTCGTCTGAAGATACGGGAATGCATGGGCCGGTTGCGTCTCCGTTGTCCTGTCTTCATGACCTTCCTTCCACTACCAAACTGCTTGAAAGACTACATTCTATACAAGGAATATGATCTTTATGGACAGAAAAACTTCATCGGAACCTATGGCCTCCACTGA